From a single Prosthecobacter sp. genomic region:
- a CDS encoding MIP/aquaporin family protein yields MSANLAELLGTMILILLGDGVVANVVLKQTKGNNAGWIVITAGWGFAVAVAVYCTGAISGAHLNPAVTLGMAAIGKFEWALVPGYIAAQMAGAFLGGVLVWLAYLPHWKVTDDQGAKLAVFCTGPAIRHTVGNVICEIIGTAVLVLGVLAILSPANLVPNSGFDKGFGPALVGMLVWSIGLSLGGPTGYAINPARDLGPRLAHFVLPIPGKGSSDWGYAWIPVIGPAIGGIIGALVYKALWPVV; encoded by the coding sequence ATGTCCGCCAATCTCGCAGAACTCCTCGGCACGATGATCCTCATTCTCCTCGGCGACGGTGTCGTCGCGAATGTGGTGCTCAAGCAGACGAAGGGGAACAATGCGGGCTGGATTGTCATCACCGCCGGCTGGGGCTTTGCCGTGGCGGTGGCCGTTTACTGCACCGGAGCCATCAGCGGCGCGCATTTGAACCCGGCGGTGACGCTGGGCATGGCCGCGATTGGAAAATTCGAGTGGGCGCTGGTGCCCGGCTACATCGCTGCGCAGATGGCGGGCGCGTTCCTCGGCGGCGTGCTTGTCTGGCTGGCCTATCTGCCGCATTGGAAGGTCACTGACGATCAAGGGGCCAAACTTGCCGTCTTCTGCACCGGTCCGGCGATCCGCCACACCGTGGGCAATGTGATCTGCGAAATCATCGGCACCGCCGTGCTCGTGCTCGGCGTGCTGGCGATCCTGTCGCCCGCGAATCTGGTCCCCAACTCCGGCTTCGACAAAGGCTTCGGCCCTGCGCTCGTCGGCATGCTCGTGTGGTCGATCGGTTTGTCCCTCGGCGGCCCCACTGGCTATGCCATCAATCCCGCCCGCGATCTCGGCCCACGCCTTGCGCACTTCGTGCTGCCAATTCCCGGCAAAGGCAGCTCTGACTGGGGCTATGCATGGATTCCGGTGATCGGTCCAGCCATTGGCGGCATCATCGGGGCGCTGGTTTACAAGGCGCTGTGGCCGGTGGTGTGA
- a CDS encoding HD domain-containing protein, which yields MSDVTPPVAFQSPPEHAVIYVGAASVSLVIGRKDDRGQFIRIESLDRPLPVARDIFRARSISRNTVDQAAAILRDYLQTMREYGIPSSQLRLFTTNILAEASNHEIFLNRLQVHSGVIPSLIDDGNMTRLVYQIAQRLLLKNPMLAKGNTFVSHIGPGNTRAIYFQQGRLAAYSNYRLGIFRAREAVATPDDEAPQQMLHLEEHIRGVVDHLAQDYSDVQIDHHVAIGAEIQSVAPRLGKARHGAHRVLEDGLSRLTDKLARLTPDELVRELHLHYTGAEGIVPALQTNLALARRFGDDSLWVPEGDFQLELMLDLMTSGSRTAIFQEEVMQAACEIGLRYKTDRKHADHVAGFSRQLFRELQHLHSLDPKYELVLRVAATLHEVGMFISPREHHKHSLYILLNTEIFGLSSQDREMVALLARYHRRYNPEPNHPHFSDLTREERMIVLKLAALLRLADSLDRSHAQRIKSIQLRPEGSRLIVLTQGADDTTVEQIAIDSKCDLFREIYGYDILLAKS from the coding sequence ATGAGTGACGTGACACCGCCGGTCGCATTTCAGTCTCCGCCCGAACACGCCGTCATCTACGTCGGCGCGGCCTCCGTGTCGCTCGTCATCGGCCGCAAGGATGACCGCGGCCAGTTCATCCGCATCGAAAGCCTCGACCGCCCGCTGCCCGTCGCGCGCGACATCTTCCGCGCCCGCAGCATCTCGCGCAACACGGTCGATCAGGCCGCGGCCATCTTGCGCGACTATCTGCAAACGATGCGTGAGTACGGCATCCCATCCTCGCAGTTGCGTTTGTTCACCACGAACATCCTCGCCGAGGCCTCCAACCACGAAATTTTCCTCAACCGCCTTCAGGTTCACAGCGGCGTCATCCCCAGCCTCATCGACGACGGCAACATGACCCGCCTCGTCTATCAGATCGCCCAGCGCCTGCTGTTAAAGAATCCCATGCTGGCCAAGGGCAACACGTTTGTCTCCCACATCGGCCCCGGCAACACGCGCGCGATTTACTTCCAGCAGGGCCGCCTCGCCGCTTACAGCAACTACCGCCTCGGTATCTTCCGTGCGCGCGAGGCCGTCGCCACGCCCGATGATGAGGCACCGCAGCAGATGCTGCATCTCGAAGAGCACATTCGTGGCGTCGTCGATCACCTCGCGCAGGATTATTCCGACGTGCAAATCGACCATCACGTCGCCATCGGCGCGGAAATTCAAAGCGTCGCGCCGCGTCTCGGCAAAGCACGCCACGGCGCTCACCGCGTGCTGGAAGACGGCCTCTCCCGTCTCACTGACAAACTCGCGCGCCTCACGCCCGACGAGCTCGTGCGCGAGCTGCACCTGCACTACACCGGCGCCGAGGGCATCGTGCCCGCCTTGCAGACCAATCTCGCCCTCGCCCGCCGCTTCGGCGATGACTCGCTCTGGGTTCCCGAAGGCGATTTCCAGCTCGAACTCATGCTCGATCTGATGACCTCCGGCTCGCGCACCGCGATCTTCCAGGAGGAGGTCATGCAGGCCGCGTGTGAGATCGGCCTGCGCTACAAAACCGACCGCAAACACGCCGATCACGTCGCCGGCTTCTCTCGCCAGCTCTTTCGTGAGCTGCAGCACCTACACAGTCTCGATCCCAAGTATGAGCTCGTCCTCCGCGTCGCCGCCACGTTGCATGAGGTCGGCATGTTCATCAGCCCGCGCGAGCATCACAAGCACAGCCTCTACATCCTGCTGAACACCGAAATCTTCGGCCTCAGCAGCCAGGACCGAGAAATGGTGGCCCTGCTTGCCCGCTATCATCGCCGCTACAATCCCGAGCCGAATCACCCGCACTTCTCCGATCTCACACGTGAAGAGCGCATGATCGTTCTCAAACTCGCCGCCCTGCTGCGCCTCGCCGATTCACTCGACCGCAGCCACGCCCAGCGCATCAAATCCATCCAGCTCCGCCCCGAAGGCTCACGTCTCATCGTGCTGACCCAGGGCGCTGACGATACCACCGTCGAGCAGATTGCCATCGACTCCAAGTGCGACCTCTTCCGCGAAATTTACGGTTATGACATCCTCCTCGCCAAATCCTGA
- the ppk1 gene encoding polyphosphate kinase 1, protein MTSSSPNPDPRPAPPKLRLTEEHFINRELSWLAFNSRVLDEAARADLPVLERVKFLAITASNLDEFFMVRVGGLQLLREQGLRARDSAGLTPTQQWEQIHQHAAAFVARQYDILNQQLMPLLLEKGIRRLPIADLTPAQRTHLREYFDEHIFPVLSPVVIDDAGARAAIPALNIVLLCTVSSTEKRHVLLPLPANLPRHVVVPDPDGGQHLYVNLEDVVTLFIGEFFPAEKVSIPARFRVSRNTDITVDDESAFDLASEMEEVLEMRLKSPAIRIEIESGASRDHTRIIRDLCGAKTAQVYDIPGELDLRACFQIAGISGFDELKVESWESHASTAITPGESIFDAIKRGDILLHHPYESFDPVLALVEEAAADPNVIAIKQILYRTAKNSRIISALIRAAEAGKHVTVLVELKARFDEARNLERAADLINAGAQIIYGVAGLKTHAKVCLVMRRESGHMTRYMHFGTGNYNEATSKLYTDISLLTCRAEFGADASAFFNTVTGRSRFVHFNKLSMAPYGLRERLVSMIRSETERARQGEAAEIMLKMNALEDRQMIEALYEASQAGVKIRLNVRGICCLRPGIKGISENISVVSIIDRYLEHARIFWFRQGGKPAVFIASADFMNRNLSKRVELLTPVEDKEARKRLLHILETHFADTARGRTLKSDATWHLPHVTAAKSRRSQEQFAREMAKRARQANESPDVLVPHTPK, encoded by the coding sequence ATGACATCCTCCTCGCCAAATCCTGATCCACGTCCCGCACCGCCGAAGCTGCGCCTGACCGAGGAGCATTTCATCAACCGTGAGCTGAGCTGGCTCGCGTTTAACTCCCGCGTGCTCGATGAAGCCGCGCGTGCCGATCTGCCCGTGCTCGAACGCGTGAAGTTCCTCGCCATCACCGCCTCGAACCTTGATGAGTTCTTCATGGTCCGCGTCGGCGGCCTCCAGCTCCTGCGCGAGCAGGGCCTCCGCGCGCGTGACAGCGCCGGGCTCACGCCCACGCAGCAGTGGGAACAGATTCATCAGCATGCCGCCGCCTTCGTCGCCCGTCAGTATGACATCCTAAATCAGCAGCTCATGCCGCTGTTACTGGAAAAAGGCATCCGCCGCCTCCCCATCGCCGATCTCACTCCCGCGCAGCGCACACATCTGCGCGAGTACTTTGACGAGCACATCTTCCCGGTGCTTTCGCCCGTCGTGATTGATGATGCAGGTGCCCGCGCGGCCATCCCGGCTCTCAACATCGTCCTGCTGTGTACCGTCAGCAGCACCGAGAAACGCCACGTTTTGCTGCCTCTCCCGGCCAACCTGCCGCGCCATGTCGTCGTCCCTGATCCTGATGGCGGCCAGCATCTCTACGTGAACCTCGAAGATGTGGTCACACTGTTCATCGGCGAGTTTTTCCCTGCTGAAAAAGTCTCCATACCCGCCCGCTTCCGCGTCAGCCGCAACACTGACATCACCGTCGATGACGAAAGCGCCTTCGACCTCGCCAGCGAGATGGAGGAAGTGCTCGAAATGCGGCTCAAAAGCCCCGCCATCCGCATCGAGATCGAATCCGGCGCCTCGCGCGATCACACGCGCATCATCCGTGATCTTTGCGGCGCGAAAACCGCGCAGGTCTATGACATTCCTGGTGAACTCGATCTTCGCGCCTGCTTCCAGATCGCCGGCATATCCGGCTTCGATGAATTGAAGGTCGAGTCATGGGAGAGCCATGCCAGCACTGCGATCACGCCCGGCGAGAGCATCTTTGATGCGATCAAACGTGGCGACATCCTGCTGCACCATCCGTATGAGAGCTTCGATCCCGTGCTCGCGCTCGTCGAAGAGGCCGCCGCTGATCCAAACGTCATCGCCATCAAGCAGATCCTCTACCGCACCGCGAAGAACAGCCGCATCATCTCCGCCTTGATCCGTGCCGCGGAGGCCGGCAAGCACGTCACTGTGCTGGTGGAATTGAAAGCGCGCTTCGATGAGGCCCGCAATCTCGAACGTGCCGCCGATCTCATCAATGCGGGCGCTCAAATCATCTACGGCGTCGCCGGTTTGAAGACACACGCCAAGGTCTGCCTCGTCATGCGCCGCGAATCCGGCCACATGACGCGCTACATGCACTTCGGCACCGGCAACTACAACGAGGCCACCTCGAAGCTCTACACCGACATCAGCCTGCTCACCTGCCGCGCAGAATTCGGCGCAGACGCCTCCGCCTTTTTCAACACCGTCACCGGTCGTTCCCGCTTCGTGCATTTCAACAAGCTCAGCATGGCGCCCTACGGCCTGCGCGAGCGCCTCGTCTCCATGATCCGTAGCGAAACCGAACGCGCCCGTCAGGGCGAGGCCGCCGAGATCATGCTCAAGATGAACGCCCTCGAAGACCGCCAGATGATCGAGGCGCTCTACGAGGCCTCGCAGGCTGGTGTGAAGATCCGCCTCAACGTGCGCGGCATCTGCTGCCTGCGCCCCGGCATCAAAGGCATCAGCGAAAACATCAGCGTCGTCAGCATCATCGACCGCTATCTGGAGCACGCCCGCATCTTCTGGTTCCGTCAGGGCGGCAAGCCCGCCGTCTTCATCGCCAGCGCTGACTTCATGAACCGCAATCTCTCGAAGCGCGTCGAGCTTCTCACGCCCGTCGAAGACAAGGAGGCCCGCAAACGCCTGCTGCACATCCTCGAAACCCACTTCGCCGACACCGCCCGTGGCCGCACCCTGAAATCCGACGCCACCTGGCACCTCCCCCACGTCACCGCAGCTAAATCCCGCCGCTCCCAGGAACAATTCGCCCGCGAAATGGCCAAGCGTGCGCGGCAGGCGAATGAATCACCCGACGTTCTCGTGCCGCATACGCCAAAATAA